The genomic window CTTCGTCCCGACGGCCGAGAACTACACGAACGCCACCGGCGTCGACCTGTTCTGGACGTACGTCACCAACAGCCTCACGGTGACCGTCGGCGCCGTGCTGCTCGCCCTGGTGATCGCCCTGGCCGCGAGCTTCGCGATGGCGCGGATGAGGTTCCGCGGCCGCAAGGGCCTGGTCCTCGCGGTGATGATGGCGCAGATGGCCCCGTGGGAGGTCATGGTCATCGTGATGTACATGATCGCCCGCGACATGGACACGCTGAACAGCATCCCGCTGCTCACGGCGATCTACTTCGTCATGGTGCTGCCCTTCACCATCTGGACGCTGCGGGGCTTCATCGCCGCCGTCCCGGTGGAGCTGGAGGAGGCCGCGCTCATCGACGGCTGCAACCGGGGCCAGGCGTTCATCAAGGTGATCTTCCCGCTCCTCGCGCCCGGGCTGATGTCGACCTCGCTCTTCGGCTTCATCACCGCCTGGAACGAGTTCGCCATGATCCTGATCCTCAACAAGGACAAGGAAGCGCAGACCCTGCCGCTGTGGCTGACGCAGTTCCAGACGGCCTTCGGCGACGACTGGGGCGCCACCATGGCCGCCTCCACGCTCTTCGCCCTGCCCGTGCTCATCGTCTTCGTCTTCCTCCAGCGCCGGGCCGTGGGTGGCATGACCGCCGGCGCGGTGAAGGGATAACGCCCCATGACGACGCTCGCCCATCGCAACGACACGCTCACGCGTGACGCACTCGCCGTCCTCCAGCCCGGCTTCGTCGGCACCACCGCGCCCGAGTGGCTGCTGCGCCGGATCGGTGAAGGGCTCTCCTCCGTCGGCCTGTTCGGCCGCAACATCGCCTCGCCCGAGCAGCTCGCCGCGCTCACCGCGCAGTTGCGGGCCGAGCGGGACGACGTCCTCGTCGCCATCGACGAGGAGGGCGGGGACGTCACCCGCCTCGAGGTGCGCACCGGCTCCTCCTTCCCCGGCAACTACGCGCTCGGCTCGGTCGACGACGTCGCGCTGACGCGGGCCGTGGCGGCGGAGCTCGGCCGGCGGCTCGCCGCCTGCGGGGTCGATCTGAACTGGGCCCCTTCGGCGGATGTCAACTCAAACCCCAATAATCCGGTCATCGGGGTGCGTTCCTTCGGCGCAGACCCGCAGCTGGTCGCCCGCCACACCGCCGCGTACGTCGAGGGACTCCAGTCCGCCGGGGTCGCTGCATGCGCCAAGCATTTCCCTGGACACGGGGACACCGCGGTCGACTCGCACCACTCCCTGCCCCGCATCGATGTGGACTTGGCCACGTTGCACGCCCGTGAGCTGGTGCCTTTCCGCGCGGCCGTCGCAGCGGGTTCCAAGTCGGTCATGAGCGCGCATATCCTGCTACCCGCGCTCGACCCGGACCGCCCGGCGACCCTGAGCCCGCAGATCCTCACCGGTCTGCTGCGCCGGGAACTGGGCTTCGACGGACTCGTCGTCACGGACGGCATGGAGATGCAGGCCATCTCCGCGACGTACGGAATCGAGCGCGGCAGTGTCCTCGCGATCGCGGCCGGTGCCGACGCGATCTGTGTCGGCGGCGGCCTGGCCGACGAGGACACCGTGCTGCGGCTGCGCGACGCGCTGGTCACCGCGGTGCGCGAGGGCGAGCTGCCCGAGGAACGACTGGCCGACGCGGCCGCGCGCGTGCGCGCGCTCGCGGACTGGACCAGGGAGGCCAGGGGGGCGGCATCGGAGCCGGGCGCGGCTTCACAGGAGGGGACCGCGCCCGGCACCGGCACCGGCACCGGCAGCGGCACCGGCAGCGACATCGGACTCACCGCCGCCCGCCGCGCGGTCCGCGTCACACCGGGGGAGCGCGACTTCGGGCCGCTGACCTCGGCGCCGTACGTCGCCGCTTTCACCGCCGTCGCCAACATCGCCGTCGGGGACGAGACCCCCTGGGGCGTCGCGGC from Streptomyces sp. FIT100 includes these protein-coding regions:
- a CDS encoding glycoside hydrolase family 3 protein, with translation MTTLAHRNDTLTRDALAVLQPGFVGTTAPEWLLRRIGEGLSSVGLFGRNIASPEQLAALTAQLRAERDDVLVAIDEEGGDVTRLEVRTGSSFPGNYALGSVDDVALTRAVAAELGRRLAACGVDLNWAPSADVNSNPNNPVIGVRSFGADPQLVARHTAAYVEGLQSAGVAACAKHFPGHGDTAVDSHHSLPRIDVDLATLHARELVPFRAAVAAGSKSVMSAHILLPALDPDRPATLSPQILTGLLRRELGFDGLVVTDGMEMQAISATYGIERGSVLAIAAGADAICVGGGLADEDTVLRLRDALVTAVREGELPEERLADAAARVRALADWTREARGAASEPGAASQEGTAPGTGTGTGSGTGSDIGLTAARRAVRVTPGERDFGPLTSAPYVAAFTAVANIAVGDETPWGVAAELARLLPGTQTGSYADAAVDDVLLAAGDRRIVAVVRDVHRHTWMAQSLDALIAARPDTIVVEMGIDQAPPRGALHVATFGAARVCGQAAAEAVCARS
- a CDS encoding carbohydrate ABC transporter permease, coding for MTATSPSPAAPLRRRKPLRPGVIAKNAGALVIAGLFLFPVYWMAASSLKPQSEILSKDPVFFFVPTAENYTNATGVDLFWTYVTNSLTVTVGAVLLALVIALAASFAMARMRFRGRKGLVLAVMMAQMAPWEVMVIVMYMIARDMDTLNSIPLLTAIYFVMVLPFTIWTLRGFIAAVPVELEEAALIDGCNRGQAFIKVIFPLLAPGLMSTSLFGFITAWNEFAMILILNKDKEAQTLPLWLTQFQTAFGDDWGATMAASTLFALPVLIVFVFLQRRAVGGMTAGAVKG